In Pyrus communis chromosome 11, drPyrComm1.1, whole genome shotgun sequence, the sequence CTACCTACCTGCTTGAAGATCCGGCAAGAACATAGTGAACAAAATAGATTTCATTTTTTGCAAATAACATATCTTTAATGTATCGAAATTTTTCATATTCTTAATCTTTATTGAAACAGCATCCCTTCAGAAAATAATTTGAATCGAAGATCGTTAGTTGGTATTCACACTACTATTTATTAGTTTCATATAATTATATTTAGATTATAAAATGACAATGTGATGGTAATGAACATGTTACTTGATACTCACACCGCCAATCAAAGATCGTTGTTGTCTTTGGAGCATTCATCATGAACACATTCCTTGATACTCTTACCGTGAATTGATTCCGTATAtttagatgactaaacgatctcatattcattttattataaaattggCAAGTTGATGAGAGTTGAGTACGATGAATagtgttgaaaatattattaatatgcATGATTGTTTTGCAACgaaaaaagaagaatattatTATTAGGACCTCCAAGCCCAAAGACAATGTGGTGGCGGTGAGATGacataaacaaaacaagagAAGTAGAGAAGTGTGGGAGATTAACTGTCTCTATGATTGTATACTCTTTTCCTACGTATTGACAGCGAGATTAACCTCCATTCTTCCCTTCTGACCCGAATTCTGTCTGCCCTCgtcaactttttcttttattttttgaacttgAAAcataataaattgaagaaaaaaccGCTACAACATGgcattttcaaacccttttgtGAATCTTATATATTTAGACATCCCAAACCACTTCTGTCATCTCAAATTAGTTCTCTCTTCCAAAATACTGCCACTACTAACTCTGCTTTGCTAGCTTTTTCTAATTTCCCCATTTGGTCCACCCTCCTTGCATTTCTCTCCACACCGCATTGATTGAATCTGGTAAAAAATCCCAGACCATGTAACTTTAGGTGGTTACCTTGATTGCTAGTTCTTCAAATTATGGCAATCTCTTGCACCCTGCTTGCTGCAAACTGTTAGCAATTTTTCAGTGACGGAGGCTATCTATATTTTTCTCAAAGAATTAAGTGGAACCAATCAGGCATCAGAGACAGAAGCATGGAAGAGACATTTGTGCCCTTGCAGGGAATCAAGAATGACCTCAGAGGAAGATTGAAGTGCTACAAGGAAGACTGGACTGGGGGCTTTAAAGCTGGATTCAGGTATATACTATATTTAAAACTTCTCTCCACTTATATGATACTTGGTGTACCTTACCGCATTCTTGCTACATGAAAAAATTTCTCCGTCAACTCATGCAATATCGTACTTTTTTTGCCTTAATGTTGAATCAAATGCAAATTCATGTTGATATTGGGGTTTTCAGGATTTTGGCTCCTACCACCTACATATTTTTTGCTTCTGCAATCCCAGTCATTTCATTTGGTGAACAACTGGAGCGAAGTACTGGTATTTTTTGCAACTCATCAACTGCTCCAACTCCAAGtcttgaatttatttatttatttttacttctttcaATATTTAGGGTAACAATTTGATTAAATCACAATGAATTCGTCATAGTTAAATATTCTTATCATGCGTCGAATTTAAAACCTTTTGCTATAAGTGCAATATTAGATTTCTTCACAACATTAATGACTCCTTTTTAACCTGAAAGGCACAATGATACAATATTACTTGTTGTTCTCTAAAGGTTTCACTTTTCAAGATAGTTTACTTGAATCTTCAGCTAGCCTGTTCGATCACCATATTTTACTTGGATCGATTTGATTTTTCGGTTGAAAAATATTGTTGTTATCTTTTTATTGTTAATCCTGATTTAGACACTTTAACATCttttttggagatgctctaattaAATTACTGTTTGCAGATGGAGTTTTGACAGCAGTGCAAACCTTAGTATCGACGGCAGTTTGTGGGATCATACACTCCATCGTCGGAGGTCAACCCTTGCTGATATTGGGTGTGGCCGAGCCTACTGTAATCATGTACACCTTCATGTTCAATTTTGCCAAAGAACGTGCAGACTTGGGTCCAAAGCTCTTTCTAGCATGGTCCGCATGGTAAGCCTTTATCCCTAATTGTTTTAAAGCTCTCGAGTTTGAATTCTCTTCTCATGTGTGTTTTTGTTCCAGTTCCATGAATTTGCCTAATTAATATTTCTTTGAAGCTGTTTGACTAACCCCAATTTGTGGGGAATATTGAAATTTTGTAGGGTATGTGTATGGACAGCTGGGTTACTGTTCTTATTTGCCATATTAGGTGCTTGTTCCATAATAAATAGGTTTACAAGAGTGGCTGGGGAGTTGTTTGGTCTGCTAATCGCTATGCTCTTCATGCAGCAAGCCATTAAAGTATGGTTTCCTCTTGCCCTCTTatcaatattattattattattgtaaatattattattattattctatactCAATAATGTTTTGATCACATGATGAACCTTAGAATATTACAAATGTCAGTCCACAGTTTGGTTGACAAAAGAAATGGAGCATTTTTGGTAACTTGGTGCATGTTCActgtatatttaattatttgtcatgtgtttttttatttaattatagttaattttcatattaaatgttttttttttaaataaccaaGGTTAAGTAAAATAACACGTGTTAAATGGTTAGGTGTATGATGAGCATGCATCAAATTTTGGGTGGTAAGCAAAATTACTCCCAAAAAAGAAATAGTAAATAAACAAATGCATATCATTTTTTTGGTTCTACTTCTCCCCCATTTCAGCATGCATCCTTAACTCTTTCCACCGCCActtcttattttaatttatgtattttgagtctagtattaaaaaaattgtaaggtttatttcatgtttattttattttttatatttacttttattttctcTCACTAGATATAGAGAGAAAATAGATGGAAGGATAGACGAATCAGAATGTAGAGGGGAGTGGTGGAAGAGAGGAGGAGAAATGCACATGAAATTATACAAAATGAACCCTAGAAATGATAATAAGAACACATGCTTGCATAGGAATTGTCTGGAGTTTGGGCATTCTTCTTCAACCCACTACGTTCCAAATTCTAACTCTTTCATCTTTCTTTAGTTTAGATCATAATAGAATATTGTTTGTCATCAAGAAAATAACACCTGCTTAAAGTTCTTtctatttttggatttttgttttcatgttgGTTTCCATTTTATATACACTTCTTTCACATTCTTCCCACCACCCTTCTTCAATCCTTATTCATCCCCTCACTTCTTCATTGTATTCTCTCTTCATTTCAAACCACAAACTCAAAACTAAAAACTACAAAGTGGTTATCAAATAGTGTACCGGCAACTACTATTATTCACACTCCAAAATAGCCATATTTCCATTCTcacaaatgttaaaaaaaaaaaaaaaaattgaaggagtGCGGAATGATTAGTTAAAGCTAAAAACACTAATGTCCttgaaaaacatgaaaaatgaaaacttgaaCTGGGCAATTTTTGGTGGTTTGATTTTGTAGGGACTTGTGGATGAGTTTCGCTtaccagaaagagaagatacTAGTCTACTACAATTTATACCTTCATGGAGGTTTGCAAATGGAATGTTTGCTTTGGTGTTGTCATTTGGCCTTCTTCTCACTGCATTAAAAAGCAGGAAAGCAAGGTCATGGCGCTATGGCACTGGTAAGACTAACCTGATGTGCCACTAATTTCCCCTCCCCTGTGGATTATGAAAGTAGCATGTATATATAGAATGTAGTTTGATTTTATGTAATGCGGTGCTTTTCGGCGTTGCAGGTTGGCTAAGAAGCTTTGTAGCAGACTATGGTGTGCCACTTATGGTTCTGGTGTGGACTGGTGTGTCTTACATTCCAACTAGTAGTGTTCCACATGGCATCCCAAGGCGCCTTTTTAGCCCAAATCCATGGTCGCCTGGCGCATATGACAATTGGACTGTCATTAAGGCATGTCTACCTAATTAAATTCTGTAATTAGTGTCGGTAGATTAAGAAGATGAATTAAGCTGATAGTTTACTGGTTTATACTTGGAATCATATCGCAGGACATGCTCAATGTTCCGGTTCTCTATATCATCGGAGCTTTCATTCCAGCAACGATGATTGCAGTGCTTTACTATTTTGATCACAGTGTAGCATCCCAACTATCTCAGCAGAAAGAGTTCAATTTAAGAAAGCCATCTTCTTACCATTATGACTTGCTTCTTTTGGGGTTTCTGGTAGGCAAAGCAAATTGATCCTTCCTCGCATTCAACTTTTCCTTTTCCGCAAGTAATCCTATATAACTCTCTTGCTTTTTCATGGCAGACTTTAATGTGTGGTCTGCTTGGAATTCCTCCATCAAATGGAGTCATCCCACAGTCTCCAATGCATACAAAGAGTTTAGCTACTCTTAAACACCAGGTAATCACACAAAACCTTTTCTTTatcttacctttttttttctttaattgcaCCCTTTTAATCGTAATGATGTTTACTTGTGCAGTTGCTTCGTAATCGACTCGTAGCAACGGCACGCACAAGTATGAGAAATAATTCTAGCTTGGGACAACTGTATGGAAATATGCAAGATGCCTATCGACAAATGCAGACGCCTTTGGTTTACCAGGAGGCCTCATCTCGAGTATGACAAGaatatatattttgattttcaagttttttgatATATTAAACCTGTGGCTTTGATTTGCAATGGCAAGGTCGTAGTTTAGAACATTTGATGACATTAATTACCAGGTGATCATCATGCTTTAATTGACACACTTTTGTATTGCAGGGACTGAATGAATTAAAAGAATCAACCATCCAGGCAGCTTCAAGTATGGGAAATCATATTGATGCACCAGTTGATGAGACAGTATTTGATATTGAGAAAGAGATTGATGATTTATTGCCGGTTGAGGTGAAGGAGCAGCGTCTCAGTAACCTGCTTCAAGCGGTATTGGTGGGGGGATGTGTTGCAGCCATGCCTATCCTCAAAAGGATCCCAACTTCAGTCCTTTGGGGATACTTTGCCTTCATGGCCATTGAAAGCTTACCCGGTAACCAATTTTGGGAAAGGATCTGTTTGCTTTTTACAGCTCCAAGTAGAAGATTCAAGTAAACCTTCAAATCAAATCTTCTTTCACTTATTTCATACATGTTTAAGCTTACTTCCTCCTCATATATGGCATTTCATTATCCTGCAGAGTCCTTGAGGATAATCACGCCACTTTTGTAGAAACTGTGCCTTTCAAGTCAATCGCGATGTTCACAATTTTCCAAACTCTGTACTTGCTTGTATGTTTTGGGCTTACTTGGGTTCCAATTGCTGGGGTTATGTTTCCAATGATGATCATGCTCTTGGTTCCTGTGAGGCAATACATACTCCCCAAGTTTTTCAAAGGAGCACACCTTCAGGACTTGGATGCAGCAGAGTACGAAGAGGCTCCGGCTTTAACATATAACCTAGCAACAGTAAAAttcactttccttttttttttcttcatataaatGTATGACGACATAACATGACAGGCACCATCTTATTTATAGTTGATGAATTTTAATACATTAGTCAAATGCGAACCAATATTAATGTTGTGTTCAATGTACTTGGAATGAAACAGGAGACAGAGCTGGGAGCTGGAGCTTCCTGCGCAGGGGATGCAGAAATATTAGACGAAGTTATGACCAGAAGCCGGGGTGAGTTTAAGCATGTCAGCAGTCCAAAGATCACAAGCTCTACTTCAACACCGGCAAATGCCCCTGAAATCCTTGCGAGTCCACACCCGACCTTTAGTCCTCGCATAAGTGGGCTAAGAGGAGAGCGAAGTCCTCATTCTGGCGGAAGAGGGTCACACAGTCCAAGGACCCCTGGCTCTTCTTCTACTCTTGGGAAGAGTCCTAGTAACAGCTAACAACACAATATCATAATAGCTGTGTGTTTTTCCCTTCTGTTAAGAATATATAGACGggtttcatcatttttctttccactatttcactttgttttgttttgctttgcttATTTGTAAAGAaacattttccttcttttgtctTCCAAAAGTTTACCTTTGTAATCATAACACATTAGCATTGTGCTTATTTCTAGTAAACATTATTTATATAGTGAAGGTATTCTATCTGATGGCAATCGACTCAAACACCAAATCCTAAACACCCTTATTTATTCTAATCGGTTCTCTTTTTTGATAGACAAAACTCTCAAACTCTCCATCTTAGAATCTTCACTTCAAATTGATAAGGTAAACAAGGAGAAACTTTTACTTtcttttaatagtttttttctttttgagttaTTGGGACTTTTTTTCTATGGTATAGAAATAGACCAACATTATTATTGTGTTTGTTACTTGGCTTTACGTAGGTATATTTGAGAATTGTGattaattttaggaaaaatTAGCATCCGCCATCATGATACATCCCGATTGGAGTCGAGGCATGTTGATCGTCATCGGAATGTGACATAACCAAAAGTGGAAGtgatgtaaaaatgtgaataaattaaaaccaaagctagaacttatttaaactaataaagtgaATGCGCAGTAGTGGGTAGAACCCATAAACTACAATTGTTCAGAGTATAGATAACATAAGCAGTGCAGACAAAACTAATTAAGTACTTAGTACACAACCAGGAAAAGTCCCCTACATTTAAACAGGAATATGTTAGAATCGTTGCTAATACTGGCACGCCACAGGGTAggttatgtcacatcccggcccggggcggaccacttcccgggcccactccaccaccgtagcacgatattgtccgctttgggccccgactacaccctcacggttttgtttttgggaactcacgagcaacttcccagtgggtcacccatcatgggattgctctagcccccttctcgcttaactttggagttcctacggaacccgaaaccagtgagctcccaaaaggcctcgtgctaggtagggatgagataTACAtatagggggcgtttgttgcgccggactatctcggactggattagcttcaaggactaagctggactggcttagactagactaaactggactaacttaatgaagcgtttggtgcagtattggactaagaagctggataacaacaaattctaatattattttatttaatatataaattattaatattttattatgatcttatctttttctccatcttttcctaccatttccgtcccactcttttcctcttctctcatcgtcccaccctctccctcgttttttcctctcagacctctcaattcatgtctctttctcattcttggtcaaactccttattgattccagtctctatttctctgtcctccctccctctctagctatgcgttgttcgaacggaacctcacggctccaattttcccgacgagttgcaggtttcccgatgtgttttttggccaaccctcattaaattggatgaagttagcactgccaaaaaattcatcaccatccctggaccgagatcttagctttgtatgctcgaatttgtcatggatttgaagaagcccaaacaggctgagacttccaggccattttccagccacattcgaccacattttggcctcgattcaagtaaaatcgtaatcttgtcactcccagcttcaatttggtatattttatatgaaagttggttatgaaatggatctgaaagagagtcgggaagttaatgattgatctaggtgatcAGCGATGACGAAGAGTCTGTcaggagtggtcgttgagcatgacaagggcgagaaatagaggatagtcttagctagtcccatggttattggggagtctcactaagacctcttagtgaagggttttgtccatgctagtcccctttagtctcattaatgttagtcacagcatggaacaaacacagtattggactaatagctagtccagtccagtccagtccgagttagtgagggcaaacaaacgcccccataaggatcactcccctgggcgatgtgggatgtcacaggttAGCTATCTAGGACCTGGAGGGacgaaaaacagaagggtgagtgggcacaaaaataaaggtttataaaacacagttattttctgaacatactagCTCATCactgtaaaacatgtatagtttctagaaaattATATTACGTAtaggtatgaaatcaaatgtaatcAAGTAGTATGCTACACCATAATGTCTCAAcagtaatataaataaaattaggtGTTCAATTAATCTATACTAGTAAACAAGTCGAAGTTGCCTAATGCGacctatacgacaggactgggtgtaataatctacgctctagtgctacgatcacgtgaagattggtGATAATcgcggtcacctacgagtcggagtcaCATAATGCGacatgtacgacaggactgacAACTACTTAGATCCAAGGCAAGCGTGCAATGCAGAGGTGAACATACACACGAAGGACTTGCCCTAACCCGGGGCGAGCACTAACACaggggtgcagcaatgatgagcaaaCTATATGAATGCATGCATGCCATAATGATgcaataattctagtcaacataataaccttacctgaacttacctgcgcATCTCGTAAGATTATTTTAGCATTTCACAATAGTACAAAATTGATGAGCAGGTaaaatgtatatgaatatgccttgacaatatataaatctcaaccacataacagcattttaaaattaaataaatcatggcataatatgcataaatcaatttaaagcATTTGTCGAaaccatttatatatatatatatatgtgtgtgtgtgtgtgtgtgtgtacatatatatatacacacgaaAACAAAATGCTTAGTCACTAATACGTCGATGGATCGTAGCTCCCTAGCCTCGCTTGTCCTCGAACGTCCTAGGGGTAAGTCTcccctatatgcgaaacaactaataataattaattaaataacacATATACGAAAAAGTTAGGAAAAACTCTCCATAGCTTGCTCAAACGGAAGGTTTAAATATACGAAAATATTCTACTCGAAGTCACGGACTTGCACATACCAACCACTCGTCGGCTAGAGGCCAGACGCTCCTTCAAACACCGCCCAACCCACGGCTACACGCATCTGGCAGAGACTGACAGAAGacagggaatattccgtcaaagttgacagaatattcaGTTAAATATATTAATGGAACCTAATGCCGTTAGAATAATCTGTCAACTTTGATAGAATATTCTTCGTTCTTTCCGGTGATCCTCTTCGTCCGCCGCTATCTGGTTTCGccggtttctggaaaattttaaaacttgcataacttcttcatttttcaaccatttttaacCAACtatatatggaaatgaagctcttGAGGAGTTCTCACCTTTCAAAAGCCCAAAAATGGACGGAAAATGGCCTAAAAAAGCCTCGCAAGTCTCAGCTTAAAACTCGACTCCTTGAAACCGTGCTTCTCGATGTTGTCTCCACTCCAAACTTAGCCTAGGGACTCCAGGGAGTTGTGTAGATGCTTCCACAACCTTCAAAACGTCATAACTCGGTCGGGATCATGTCGGAGCTTCCGAGTTGACGAGTCAAAACTCAACCACTTCAAGATCGGTTTGTATGGTTGGGTTCGTAAGGATGAAAATATCACAATGGtggtatttttaattttgatatgtGAGTGTTTAATGAAGGTCCTTGTAGTTGCAGAGAAGAGGGAGGTACAAGTGAGAAAGAGGAAAAAGatgagaaagaaagaatgaTAGCTTTTCTGATTGGTGGAAAAGTGAGGGAAGTTGTCTGGTTGGGTGAGAGAATTGAGGAGTGAAATTGATTGGTGGTGAGGGATTTGAGGGCACGGGTCCAattttaaagaagaaaacagaTAGGATTTGTACAATCGTAATTAGACGAAATCTAACGGATCCTATCTGAAATAGTAGTTTCCAGTACTAAATAATTATCGCACGTGTGTACAACTTTACTCGTTGCTAACGTAACTTTTTCATTACAAATCCGATTCGGGTCTTATTCACGCTCACGCGATCATAACAACAAGTACAACTTAATTATGATAACGAGGACAATAATTTAAAGTTGCACAATCACGTCCACGTCACTTTACACACTCGGGGAGaaattacatggaaaattagggacgggaCGTTACACCCTAGTTGCTAATGTTTATTGATTGAGACCTTATAAGTTATCAGATTTTAATCGAAGTCCCTAAACattaatgtaaatattaataaatttacatgtcagttatataattttaaaataaaaattagtaattgatttagatTTTTAATACTCAACCCTTCTTAAAGTCCTCgttaattttcaattaaaaattgccaaaataaataaaattagaaataagtttgtacccattaatttttttgtaaaaagattttcaattttttaatcttaaatgtacccattcatatcatttttcaatttttttttttaattttaaatgtacccattcataaatacaccaatttgttatatgtaaaatgtacccttttttaatattaaatgtactcattttttttatataaaattaagtCAATTGTTTTCTAATctatttttctaaattatatgagtacattctatttcattgatttgagaatgtattcatgtcaagtttaatcgaagaaatttaataatgttattaagcctgaTATctgttgtcacatcccagcccgggcggatcacttcccgggcccgctccaccaccgtagcacgatattgtccgctttgggcttaccattccctcacggttttgtttttgggaactcacgagcaacttcccagtgggtcacccatcctgggagtgctctagcccctttctcgcttaacttcggagttcctacggaacccgaagccagtgagctcccaaaaggcctcgtgctaggtagggatgagaatatacatttaaggatcactcccctgggcgatgtgggatgtcacaatccaccccccttgggggcccgacgtcctcgtcggcacatttccggccagggattggctctgataccaaattgtcacatcccggcccgggcggatcacttcccgagcccgctccaccaccgtagcacgatattgtccgctttgggcttaccattccctcacggttttgtttttgggaactcacgagcaacttcccagtgggtcacc encodes:
- the LOC137749549 gene encoding probable boron transporter 2, yielding MEETFVPLQGIKNDLRGRLKCYKEDWTGGFKAGFRILAPTTYIFFASAIPVISFGEQLERSTDGVLTAVQTLVSTAVCGIIHSIVGGQPLLILGVAEPTVIMYTFMFNFAKERADLGPKLFLAWSAWVCVWTAGLLFLFAILGACSIINRFTRVAGELFGLLIAMLFMQQAIKGLVDEFRLPEREDTSLLQFIPSWRFANGMFALVLSFGLLLTALKSRKARSWRYGTGWLRSFVADYGVPLMVLVWTGVSYIPTSSVPHGIPRRLFSPNPWSPGAYDNWTVIKDMLNVPVLYIIGAFIPATMIAVLYYFDHSVASQLSQQKEFNLRKPSSYHYDLLLLGFLTLMCGLLGIPPSNGVIPQSPMHTKSLATLKHQLLRNRLVATARTSMRNNSSLGQLYGNMQDAYRQMQTPLVYQEASSRGLNELKESTIQAASSMGNHIDAPVDETVFDIEKEIDDLLPVEVKEQRLSNLLQAVLVGGCVAAMPILKRIPTSVLWGYFAFMAIESLPGNQFWERICLLFTAPSRRFKVLEDNHATFVETVPFKSIAMFTIFQTLYLLVCFGLTWVPIAGVMFPMMIMLLVPVRQYILPKFFKGAHLQDLDAAEYEEAPALTYNLATETELGAGASCAGDAEILDEVMTRSRGEFKHVSSPKITSSTSTPANAPEILASPHPTFSPRISGLRGERSPHSGGRGSHSPRTPGSSSTLGKSPSNS